The Microcoleus sp. bin38.metabat.b11b12b14.051 genomic interval CGCGGGCCGCGCCAACCCACCGAATCGGTTTCATGGTCATCGAGTTTGTTGAGAATCGAATACTGTGACAATTATACTCAAGTATTGCCTTAAATATTTTATGTCTTCAGCGCTCTGTGTCGCTTAGTTTACCCGCCGATTTGAGACATTGTGCGGCTGTAATTCCCGGCGTTAGTTCCCGAATCCCGCTGTTTGAAATTAATCTCCGGTTTAATATCTAATATTTGCTGTACTCGATCGCGCAATTCGCCCGTAGACACCCCATCCCGCAGAGCAGTTTTCAAGTCAATTTGCCCCGTTTCGTTCAGCAGACAAGGCCGCAGCCACCCGTCAGCAGACAAACGCATCCGGTTACAGCGATCGCAAAAACACTCAGACATTTGACTGATAAACCCTAAAGTGCCCTTCGCCCCGGGAATTTGAAACACATCCGCCGGCCCGTTTCCGCGCACTCCCGACTCGCCTAAGCCGTATTTTTCCTCAATTTGCCGCCGCAATTCGGCTGATGCTACCCAACCTTTATCGCCAAATAAGTCACCATTCCCGATCGGCATAAACTCAATAAAACGAACGTGCCAATTCCGGTTAATTGTTAACTCTGCCAACTCCAATATTTCGCCATCATTCACACCAGGAATCACCACAACATTCAATTTAAGCGGGTCAAATCCTACCTCATAAGCCGCTTGAATTCCCTGCCAAACCTGCATCCAGCGCGATCGTCCCCGACTACCAATTATCTTATCAAAAGTCTCCGGTTCCAAAGAATCCAAACTAATATTAATCCGGCGCAAACCAGCATTGTAGAGATTTTCTGCCATTGGGGCGAGCAAAAATCCGTTAGTTGTCATTGACAAATCTCGCGTTTCGGGCAAAGATGCGATCGACCTTACCAACTCCACCACCCCAGGCCGCAGCAGCGGTTCCCCTCCCGTCAAGCGAAACTTGGTAAATCCCACGGGTATGAAAACTTCCCGCAGCAGAGTTAGCAATTCCGAGTGAGTTAACAACTGCTGCTGCAATACATAGTCCAACTCGCTTCCTTCCGGCATACAGTAGAGACAGCGGAAGTTGCAGCGGTCTATCAAACTAATCCGGAGGTAGTCTACGGGATTCATATAAATACTGTATAATATTACTCAAGTATAAATCCTGATTCAAATTTCTGCAATTATTGATAGAAATCAAAAAACCTGCATCGATTACTCTCTCTTCTCTTACTCTGCGCTCTCTGCGCCCTCTGCGGTAAAAAAAATCTATCTAATTAGCAAATAAATACTGCATAATATTACTCAAGTATAAATCCTGATTCAAATTTCTGCAATTATTGATAGAAATCAAAAAACCTGCATCGATTACTCTCTCCTCTCTTACTCTGCGCTCTCTGCGCCCTCTGCGGTAAAAAAAAATCTATCTAATTAGCAAATCAATACTGTATAATATTACTCAAGTATAAATCCTGATTCAAATTGCTGCAATTATTGATAGAAATCAAAAAACCTGCATCGATTACTCTCTCCTCTCTTACTCTGCGCTCTCTGCGCCCTCTGCGGTAAAAAAAAATCTATCTAATTAGCAAATCAATATATCTATGACATTCTTTAAATTTGAAGCCGATTTTGTAGAAGCCCTGCGCTGCATTCCAATGCAAGTACGCCTCAAGTTAGATACTTGCGGCATTAAACTCAAGCTACAAGATTGGAATCATTTTACTCAAACAGAACGCCAAACACTTGTAGAGCTTCCTTGTTTGACAAGTCCAGAAATTCTCCAATATCGAGAACAGCTAAACCAAGTATTAATTAAAGAGACTGGAAAACCGGGAACTGATTTGGCTGTTGATGAAAATCCCCCCTGGATGGATGCTGCAACTATACCGGAGTCGGTTTCTGCAAAAGCGCAAGAACTCGGCGTGACAATTACTTTGGCACAGTGGGCGAGTTTGCAGCCCCTACAGCGGTTTGCTTTGATTAAGCTTAGTCGATCGAGCCACGAGAATAAAAACTTCATCCCGGCTGTTCGAGAATTTCATATCATTGAATAATCCCGGCAAGTTGATTTAAAATTTCTCGGTTATACTGCTTTCTGCGGTACTCTTTGCCAAACCTATTTTGGCAAGTGCAATTTCCGTCACGCCAATTTTACTAAAACAGTTCATGACTAACAATGCTCAGTTTTTTGGTCCACTTCCCTACTTAGCTTTCAATAATCCATCGGCGGGAACTGCCATTAGCCCATTTAGCCCAGTA includes:
- the moaA gene encoding GTP 3',8-cyclase MoaA, producing the protein MNPVDYLRISLIDRCNFRCLYCMPEGSELDYVLQQQLLTHSELLTLLREVFIPVGFTKFRLTGGEPLLRPGVVELVRSIASLPETRDLSMTTNGFLLAPMAENLYNAGLRRINISLDSLEPETFDKIIGSRGRSRWMQVWQGIQAAYEVGFDPLKLNVVVIPGVNDGEILELAELTINRNWHVRFIEFMPIGNGDLFGDKGWVASAELRRQIEEKYGLGESGVRGNGPADVFQIPGAKGTLGFISQMSECFCDRCNRMRLSADGWLRPCLLNETGQIDLKTALRDGVSTGELRDRVQQILDIKPEINFKQRDSGTNAGNYSRTMSQIGG
- a CDS encoding nitrate reductase associated protein, with the translated sequence MTFFKFEADFVEALRCIPMQVRLKLDTCGIKLKLQDWNHFTQTERQTLVELPCLTSPEILQYREQLNQVLIKETGKPGTDLAVDENPPWMDAATIPESVSAKAQELGVTITLAQWASLQPLQRFALIKLSRSSHENKNFIPAVREFHIIE